Proteins encoded in a region of the Sulfurimonas marina genome:
- a CDS encoding ABC transporter permease: METSLQVELHGSKLLLKFLGELTVYNLSNLEKKIDRLDLSKFTQVDFDLLHLDYIDSAVALFIDQILQKLENQNTSYQLQLQNETIQATLNLVKSKRLEIKKEFTPRKTTVYERLGKRGYHYYTSLLNFVSFLGKVFVSFMLYLKKPHKIRYKEIFFEINESGVKAVMIIALTSFLVGLVVAYQAAYQLKIYGGNIFIVDMLGISILRELAPLITAIVIAGRSGSAYTAQIGAMKITQEIDAMRTMGFEPFAFLVLPRIIALSIAMPLLIFVADMMGMLGGVLVASLDLKITMELFLERFHEVIAAKHFFVGIFKGPFFAFLIASIAIYRGLIVKDDTQSIGFNTTKSVVEAIFAVIVCDAIFSIAFTNLGI; encoded by the coding sequence ATGGAAACTTCTCTACAGGTTGAACTCCATGGCAGTAAGTTACTACTAAAGTTTTTAGGAGAACTTACTGTATATAACCTCTCTAACCTTGAAAAGAAAATAGATAGGTTGGACCTTTCAAAGTTTACTCAAGTAGATTTTGATCTACTCCATTTAGATTATATTGATAGTGCAGTAGCACTTTTTATCGATCAGATTCTGCAAAAATTAGAAAATCAAAATACCTCTTATCAGCTACAACTACAAAATGAGACAATACAAGCTACTTTAAACTTGGTGAAATCAAAACGCCTTGAGATAAAAAAAGAGTTCACCCCTAGAAAAACAACAGTTTATGAACGTCTCGGGAAACGAGGCTATCATTACTATACCTCTCTTTTAAATTTTGTAAGTTTTTTAGGAAAAGTGTTCGTATCATTTATGTTGTATCTGAAAAAACCTCATAAGATTCGCTATAAAGAGATATTTTTTGAGATCAATGAAAGCGGTGTAAAAGCAGTGATGATTATCGCACTGACAAGCTTTCTTGTCGGGCTTGTTGTTGCATATCAGGCGGCATACCAGCTAAAGATATATGGTGGAAATATATTTATAGTCGATATGCTGGGAATCTCTATTTTAAGAGAACTAGCCCCTTTAATTACGGCAATAGTTATAGCGGGACGTAGTGGATCGGCATACACGGCACAAATTGGTGCTATGAAGATAACTCAAGAGATCGATGCTATGAGAACTATGGGGTTTGAGCCTTTTGCATTTTTAGTTTTGCCCCGTATTATAGCTTTGAGTATAGCTATGCCGCTGCTTATTTTTGTTGCGGATATGATGGGGATGCTCGGCGGTGTGCTTGTTGCGAGTCTGGACCTTAAAATTACAATGGAACTTTTTTTAGAGAGGTTTCATGAAGTGATCGCTGCGAAACATTTTTTTGTCGGAATTTTTAAGGGACCATTCTTTGCCTTTTTAATAGCTTCAATTGCAATCTATAGAGGTCTGATCGTAAAAGATGATACGCAAAGTATAGGGTTTAATACTACAAAGAGTGTTGTAGAGGCGATTTTTGCAGTAATTGTATGTGATGCTATATTCTCTATAGCTTTTACAAATCTGGGGATATAA
- a CDS encoding ABC-type transport auxiliary lipoprotein family protein: MRIVLLAITVFLLSGCSVTYPSMTDYRIDPEVELPVDQNRCKKHSIKISPVFSNVSLSSTTMRYSVGRYKEYSYTQSAWADTPNRVIANKLVNVLDEAGLFDGVYGYKSSKKGDLVLEMSINEFIQSFNAAEDSSEAKIDISFNLVERKSGKLIASKSFYKVMKTKTADAEGGVEALNILLGKVLEDTVVWLSGSDR, translated from the coding sequence ATGAGAATAGTTCTTTTAGCTATAACGGTTTTTTTACTGAGTGGATGTAGTGTAACATACCCTTCAATGACAGACTATAGAATCGATCCTGAAGTTGAACTTCCAGTAGATCAAAACAGATGTAAAAAACACTCTATAAAAATCTCACCCGTATTTTCAAATGTATCTTTAAGTTCTACAACTATGCGTTATAGTGTGGGGCGTTATAAAGAGTACTCATATACACAGTCAGCTTGGGCAGATACTCCAAATAGGGTTATTGCAAATAAACTTGTAAATGTCTTGGATGAAGCGGGATTATTTGACGGTGTGTATGGATATAAGTCTTCTAAAAAAGGTGACTTAGTTCTAGAGATGAGTATCAATGAGTTTATTCAGTCGTTTAATGCAGCTGAAGATAGCTCTGAAGCGAAGATAGATATCTCTTTTAATCTTGTAGAGAGAAAAAGCGGGAAGCTAATAGCTTCGAAGAGTTTTTATAAAGTTATGAAAACGAAAACGGCTGATGCCGAGGGTGGTGTGGAAGCACTCAATATTTTATTAGGAAAAGTTTTGGAAGATACAGTTGTTTGGTTAAGTGGAAGTGATAGATGA
- a CDS encoding MlaD family protein, which produces MNNKVNYTLIGFVVLLAFITLASFSYWMLKPSHEDEIKRYVIYFNESVFGLNLDAPVKFRGISVGKVSNLRINPHNSEQVEVQVAILKDTPIKDNIVAVLTAQGITGLTYVNLTVGNEYERKIVEIDGDDYHVIATAPSIFQNLQKSWGNVSEHMTATLFQTEKLLKDENQEKFMKLVSSTTRTIDKIGDALDEKTIANFQSAMKNLDIAIQKIEGLADHTVKWEDNVSKALYSIKHSYNKIDGTMTEFKKALASGDFNFKEISSEVVPNMNNALLQLQETMIQLDNSLKQYDRSPSDIIFKREEIKKAPGER; this is translated from the coding sequence ATGAACAATAAAGTAAACTATACACTTATTGGTTTTGTTGTCTTACTTGCTTTTATCACGTTGGCGAGTTTTTCGTACTGGATGCTAAAACCTTCCCATGAAGATGAGATAAAACGTTACGTGATCTATTTTAATGAATCGGTGTTTGGTTTGAATCTGGACGCCCCTGTAAAGTTTCGCGGCATTAGTGTCGGAAAAGTCTCCAATCTTCGAATTAATCCACATAACTCTGAACAGGTAGAGGTTCAGGTGGCTATTTTAAAAGATACTCCAATCAAAGACAATATAGTTGCAGTACTCACGGCACAAGGTATTACAGGGCTGACATATGTAAACTTGACTGTTGGTAATGAATATGAGAGAAAGATAGTGGAGATTGACGGTGATGATTACCATGTGATAGCTACAGCACCCTCAATTTTCCAAAACCTTCAAAAGTCATGGGGAAATGTATCGGAACATATGACGGCAACCTTGTTTCAAACAGAGAAACTTTTAAAAGATGAAAATCAAGAGAAGTTTATGAAACTGGTATCATCAACTACACGAACTATTGATAAAATAGGTGATGCGTTAGATGAAAAAACAATAGCCAATTTTCAAAGTGCTATGAAAAACTTGGATATAGCAATCCAGAAGATTGAAGGGCTTGCAGATCATACGGTTAAATGGGAAGACAATGTTTCTAAAGCATTATATTCTATCAAGCATAGCTATAACAAAATTGACGGTACGATGACAGAGTTTAAAAAGGCTCTTGCAAGCGGAGATTTTAATTTTAAAGAGATATCTTCAGAAGTTGTTCCAAATATGAACAATGCTTTACTGCAGTTACAAGAGACGATGATACAGTTAGATAACTCTTTAAAACAATATGATAGAAGTCCATCAGATATTATATTTAAACGTGAAGAGATAAAAAAAGCTCCGGGGGAGAGATAA
- a CDS encoding diguanylate cyclase, whose translation MKFIEALKLKSKLFFLFVFITIGLIFVGIVGASYISAMKRNVDSLYFGSLVPVTELHEIVQTYHGGISAPLHKVSRAEISRSQTMRELEKSLEHIEQKWKSYSQHYKHTEELDYIEYVDMELRSANRAFKTTLEYLKKGGKPENIALNRVEEKVSNLHSIIKKLINYEIEVAQFERKKFLNKYEDIAFNIGLTLVIVILAVLLITMYVFRSIQEDHTKLHAIAKKLKQVNKKLENASFTDSLTNLYNRRYFNHIYERELKRAKRHKNYITFMMLDIDFFKQYNDTYGHVEGDYALKSVAKVLKDTLRRPSDYVFRLGGEEFGVLFSETNESDSANLARKLCQVVKQREIKHEQSDADEFVTISIGVVCCIADEALDDEVLISRADEMLYKAKENGRDGYQITTDVSLMKVVSA comes from the coding sequence GTGAAATTTATAGAAGCTTTGAAACTTAAAAGCAAACTGTTTTTTCTTTTCGTTTTTATCACGATAGGACTAATATTTGTGGGAATCGTAGGTGCTAGTTATATTAGTGCCATGAAAAGAAATGTGGACTCTTTATATTTTGGTTCATTAGTCCCCGTTACTGAACTGCATGAGATTGTACAAACATATCACGGCGGAATATCAGCCCCTCTTCATAAAGTGAGCAGAGCAGAGATATCTCGCTCACAAACAATGCGAGAGCTTGAAAAATCATTAGAGCATATAGAGCAAAAATGGAAGAGCTATTCGCAACATTACAAACATACCGAAGAACTCGACTATATTGAATATGTAGATATGGAACTAAGAAGCGCTAACAGGGCCTTTAAAACAACATTGGAGTATTTAAAAAAAGGTGGAAAGCCGGAGAATATTGCACTAAACAGAGTTGAAGAAAAGGTATCTAACCTTCATTCAATAATTAAAAAACTTATCAATTACGAGATTGAAGTCGCTCAGTTTGAACGCAAAAAATTTCTTAACAAGTATGAAGATATAGCCTTTAATATCGGGCTTACTCTTGTTATTGTGATCTTAGCTGTACTGCTTATTACTATGTATGTTTTTAGAAGTATTCAAGAGGACCATACAAAACTTCACGCAATCGCAAAAAAGTTAAAACAGGTAAATAAAAAACTTGAAAATGCATCTTTTACCGATAGTTTGACAAACTTATACAACAGAAGATATTTTAATCATATCTATGAGCGTGAGCTCAAACGTGCAAAAAGACATAAGAACTACATTACATTTATGATGCTGGATATTGATTTTTTTAAACAGTATAATGATACATACGGACATGTTGAAGGAGATTATGCACTTAAAAGTGTCGCTAAGGTTTTAAAAGATACACTCAGACGTCCGAGTGATTATGTATTTCGTCTCGGCGGTGAAGAGTTTGGAGTCTTGTTTAGTGAGACAAATGAGTCTGACAGTGCAAATCTTGCAAGAAAATTATGTCAGGTAGTAAAACAGAGAGAAATAAAACATGAGCAATCTGATGCAGATGAATTTGTAACTATTTCTATCGGAGTAGTTTGTTGTATAGCAGATGAAGCTTTAGATGATGAGGTTTTGATCTCTCGTGCAGATGAGATGCTTTATAAGGCAAAAGAGAATGGGCGTGACGGATACCAGATCACGACAGATGTAAGTTTAATGAAAGTGGTTAGCGCGTAA
- a CDS encoding aminopeptidase P N-terminal domain-containing protein: MIQEKEYRKRRERFGKKLEKNSLAIVTSAEQKVRSNDTEFPYRQDSNFYYLTGFKEDNSVLVFVKEQEEAKTYLFVMKKDPTLELWTGKRLGAKKAKEIFSVDDVFEIDQLDGKLKEFATAKNTLYYDFKIEAECIKKYKKLSNTIRDVKDAAKIAEEMRLIKSAAEIGLIRKALSITKQAHHKAMKMSSRCSFEYELQAEMEYIFKKNGAYSDAYTSIVASGDNANTLHYINNDQPLNKGDLILIDAGCEYEYYSSDITRTIPVSGKFTKPQKELYQMVLDVEKKIISMIKPTLLRSELQNEAEKMLCEGMVKLGILKGSVKKLLKDKAHKKYFPHGIGHYMGLDVHDQNPYKDKNNKEIPLKAGMVLTIEPGIYLPKEDTKIPKKYRGIGIRIEDDILVTKTGYENLSKDVKKEIEEIETLNR; encoded by the coding sequence ATGATTCAAGAGAAAGAGTATAGAAAAAGAAGAGAAAGATTTGGAAAGAAACTAGAAAAAAATTCTTTGGCAATAGTGACATCGGCTGAACAAAAAGTGCGTTCAAACGATACGGAATTTCCATATAGACAAGATAGTAATTTTTATTATTTAACAGGTTTTAAAGAGGACAACAGTGTCTTGGTCTTTGTCAAAGAGCAAGAGGAGGCAAAAACCTATCTTTTTGTTATGAAAAAAGATCCGACTCTTGAACTTTGGACAGGAAAACGACTGGGAGCTAAAAAAGCTAAAGAGATTTTCAGTGTTGATGATGTGTTTGAGATAGATCAGCTTGATGGAAAACTCAAAGAGTTCGCAACTGCAAAAAATACTTTGTATTATGATTTTAAAATCGAAGCTGAGTGTATTAAAAAATATAAAAAACTCTCAAATACGATCAGAGATGTTAAAGATGCCGCAAAGATTGCAGAAGAGATGAGATTGATAAAGTCAGCAGCTGAAATTGGACTTATAAGAAAAGCACTCTCAATTACAAAGCAAGCACACCACAAAGCGATGAAGATGAGTAGCAGATGCTCTTTTGAGTATGAGCTTCAGGCGGAAATGGAATATATCTTCAAAAAAAATGGTGCCTACAGCGATGCATATACTTCGATCGTAGCTTCAGGGGATAATGCCAATACTCTGCACTATATAAATAATGACCAACCTTTAAACAAAGGTGATCTGATCTTAATAGATGCAGGGTGTGAATATGAGTACTATTCAAGTGATATAACTAGAACAATCCCTGTAAGCGGTAAGTTTACAAAACCGCAAAAAGAGTTGTATCAGATGGTCCTGGATGTTGAGAAAAAAATTATATCTATGATCAAGCCGACACTCCTTCGAAGCGAATTGCAAAATGAAGCTGAAAAAATGTTGTGTGAGGGGATGGTTAAACTCGGTATCTTAAAAGGGAGTGTGAAAAAGCTCCTCAAAGACAAAGCTCATAAAAAATATTTTCCACACGGAATAGGGCACTATATGGGACTTGATGTACACGATCAAAATCCATATAAAGATAAAAACAATAAAGAGATACCACTCAAAGCGGGAATGGTTTTAACGATAGAACCCGGCATATATTTGCCTAAAGAGGATACGAAAATTCCAAAAAAATATCGTGGAATAGGGATAAGAATAGAGGATGATATCTTAGTAACAAAAACGGGATATGAGAACCTCTCAAAAGATGTTAAAAAAGAGATCGAAGAGATAGAGACACTTAATCGTTAA
- a CDS encoding DUF4386 domain-containing protein: MAQTTDYIKLSKIAGVLYLIIIICGISSELFVRAPIIDYESSVSTLKNITTSLPLYHLGFVLDLVMLLSDVALAVIFYKLFQPVNQLLSLNALVYRVVHAIIVTIALLFSYFASVIVLNNALPITQTTYLMRLFLDIHSYGYDLGLIFFSVSNGIIGVLILRSFNLPKILGYGLILASLVYLAGSFIHFLFPAFLSFIEVAYLIPFIAETSFALWLLFLNERYQKNFQTLND; encoded by the coding sequence ATGGCACAAACAACAGACTATATAAAACTCTCAAAAATAGCTGGAGTTTTATATCTTATAATAATTATCTGTGGCATATCGAGTGAGCTGTTTGTAAGAGCTCCTATAATCGACTATGAAAGTTCTGTATCGACTCTCAAAAACATAACAACATCTTTACCACTCTACCATTTAGGCTTTGTACTCGACTTAGTGATGCTCTTAAGTGATGTGGCATTAGCCGTTATCTTCTATAAACTGTTTCAACCCGTAAATCAACTCTTATCTTTAAATGCTTTAGTGTATAGAGTTGTACATGCTATCATAGTAACTATTGCTCTCTTATTTTCCTATTTTGCCTCTGTTATAGTACTTAACAATGCACTACCAATAACACAGACAACTTATTTAATGAGGCTTTTTTTGGATATTCATTCATACGGTTATGATTTAGGTTTGATATTTTTTTCGGTATCAAATGGGATTATCGGAGTTCTTATTCTGCGTTCATTCAATTTGCCGAAGATACTCGGCTATGGACTTATTTTAGCTTCACTTGTATATCTAGCAGGCAGTTTTATCCACTTCTTATTTCCAGCGTTCCTCTCTTTTATCGAAGTAGCATACTTAATCCCTTTCATCGCAGAGACAAGTTTTGCTCTTTGGCTCCTTTTTCTAAACGAGAGATACCAAAAAAATTTTCAGACACTTAACGATTAA
- a CDS encoding hybrid sensor histidine kinase/response regulator, whose translation MDEFQEILQDFLVESFELVEKLDEDLVELESNPEDLDLLNGIFRVAHTVKGASSFLNFDILTHLTHHMEDVLNKARHGELVITPDIMDVILESVDLMKQLLEQIRDTSEDGGIDVSACVSRLDKVSGGTGEVETPVAEAPAQEAPQEVEEVEETTSDDDEDELDYENMSPEEVEAEIERLLNQRQEEDKKKREAKIAAGESVPSLEPDAQPDEEFAEEPKEETPPPPPPPTAPTPPKAAASSGGDSEPKAAAPARKAPAAVEQTIRVDVKRLDHLMNLIGELVLAKNRLIKINDDVEERYEGEEFLEELNQVVSIVSLVTTDLQIAVMKTRMLPVGKVFNKFPRMIRDLSRELNKKIELVISGEDTELDKSIVEEIGDPLVHIIRNSCDHGIEAPADRVAKGKEETGTIMLKAYNEGNQIVIQIDDDGKGLDAEMLKAKSLEKGIITEKEAETMSDKEAFGLIFKPGFSTAAQVTNVSGRGVGMDVVKTNIEKLNGIIDIDSEIGKGTSMKLKIPLTLAIIQALLVGVQEEHYAIPLASVLETVRISTDEIYTVEGKSVMRLRDDVLSLVHIGDIFEVERILDSSEHAYVVVLGLGTSKLGLIVDTLVGQEEIVIKSLGEYLKGIDGIAGATIRGDGGVTLIVDVVALMEMAKDVKATALTEAAQAGSAANEKNSASDYTVMIVDDSKTDRAIMRKALEPMGITLVEAADGQEALNILKSGDHNFDAMLVDIEMPRMDGYSLASEIKKYNRYKNLPLIAVTSRTGKSDRMRGVESGMVEYITKPYSSDYLASVVQRNINFKSEFL comes from the coding sequence ATGGATGAATTTCAAGAGATACTGCAAGACTTTTTAGTCGAGTCGTTTGAACTTGTTGAAAAGTTAGATGAGGATTTGGTTGAGTTAGAATCTAATCCTGAAGACTTAGACCTTTTAAACGGAATTTTCCGTGTAGCACATACTGTTAAAGGTGCATCTTCTTTCTTAAATTTCGATATTTTGACACATCTTACTCACCATATGGAAGATGTTCTAAACAAAGCAAGACACGGCGAACTTGTAATTACTCCTGATATTATGGATGTTATTTTAGAGTCAGTTGATTTAATGAAACAACTGCTTGAGCAGATCCGTGATACAAGTGAAGACGGAGGAATTGATGTTTCTGCATGTGTTTCAAGACTTGATAAAGTAAGCGGCGGTACGGGAGAAGTAGAGACTCCTGTAGCAGAAGCTCCAGCACAAGAAGCACCTCAAGAGGTGGAAGAGGTTGAAGAGACAACATCAGACGATGACGAAGATGAGCTCGATTATGAAAATATGTCACCGGAAGAGGTTGAAGCTGAGATCGAGAGACTTTTAAATCAGCGTCAAGAAGAGGATAAGAAAAAACGTGAAGCAAAAATTGCTGCGGGTGAAAGTGTTCCTTCTCTAGAGCCGGATGCACAACCTGATGAAGAGTTTGCAGAGGAGCCAAAAGAGGAAACTCCTCCTCCGCCACCGCCTCCGACAGCTCCAACACCTCCAAAAGCAGCCGCTTCTAGCGGTGGAGATTCAGAACCAAAAGCAGCTGCACCTGCTAGAAAAGCACCTGCTGCAGTTGAGCAGACTATTCGTGTAGATGTTAAAAGACTTGACCACTTGATGAACCTTATCGGTGAACTTGTACTTGCGAAAAACAGACTTATTAAGATTAACGACGATGTTGAAGAGCGTTATGAAGGTGAAGAGTTCTTAGAGGAGCTTAACCAAGTTGTATCTATCGTATCTCTTGTAACAACTGACTTACAGATCGCTGTTATGAAAACACGTATGCTTCCTGTTGGAAAAGTGTTTAACAAGTTCCCGAGAATGATTCGTGACTTATCTCGTGAACTAAACAAAAAGATAGAACTTGTAATTTCTGGTGAAGATACAGAGCTTGATAAATCTATCGTTGAAGAGATAGGGGATCCATTAGTACACATTATCCGTAACTCTTGTGACCACGGTATTGAAGCACCTGCTGATCGTGTTGCAAAAGGGAAAGAGGAAACTGGTACGATTATGTTAAAAGCGTACAATGAAGGGAATCAGATCGTTATTCAAATTGATGATGACGGTAAAGGTCTCGATGCTGAAATGTTAAAAGCAAAATCGCTTGAAAAAGGGATCATAACAGAAAAAGAAGCTGAGACTATGAGCGATAAAGAGGCTTTTGGGCTTATCTTTAAACCTGGTTTCTCAACAGCTGCGCAGGTAACGAATGTATCGGGTCGTGGAGTTGGTATGGATGTTGTAAAAACAAACATCGAAAAACTCAACGGTATTATCGATATAGACAGCGAGATCGGAAAAGGGACTTCAATGAAGTTAAAGATCCCTTTAACACTTGCTATTATTCAAGCACTATTAGTTGGTGTTCAAGAAGAACATTATGCGATTCCACTAGCTTCGGTTTTAGAGACTGTTAGAATTTCGACTGATGAGATCTATACGGTTGAGGGTAAAAGCGTTATGAGACTTCGTGACGATGTTTTATCGCTTGTTCACATCGGTGATATTTTCGAAGTTGAGAGAATTTTAGACAGCAGCGAACACGCTTATGTTGTTGTTTTAGGACTTGGAACAAGTAAGCTTGGACTTATCGTAGATACTTTAGTAGGGCAAGAGGAGATCGTTATTAAATCTCTTGGAGAGTACCTCAAAGGTATTGACGGAATTGCTGGAGCTACAATTAGAGGTGACGGTGGCGTTACACTTATCGTTGATGTTGTAGCACTTATGGAGATGGCTAAAGATGTAAAGGCTACGGCTTTAACTGAAGCAGCTCAAGCGGGAAGTGCGGCAAATGAGAAAAACTCTGCAAGTGACTATACTGTTATGATTGTGGATGATTCAAAAACAGATAGAGCTATTATGAGAAAAGCATTAGAGCCGATGGGTATCACTCTTGTAGAAGCTGCTGATGGACAAGAAGCACTTAACATCTTAAAATCGGGTGATCATAACTTTGATGCTATGCTTGTTGATATCGAGATGCCTAGAATGGACGGATACTCTTTAGCAAGCGAGATCAAAAAGTACAATAGATATAAAAACTTACCACTGATCGCGGTAACATCACGTACTGGTAAATCTGATCGTATGCGCGGTGTTGAGTCTGGAATGGTTGAGTATATTACAAAACCTTACTCTTCTGACTACCTAGCAAGCGTAGTACAAAGAAACATTAACTTTAAATCGGAGTTCTTATAA
- a CDS encoding chemotaxis protein CheW, which translates to MADKLKDILNKQSQQQDNVVGQLDDVVQLVGFMIGDEEYAVPILSIQEIIKPFTWTRVPQVPKYVLGVFNLRGAVIPLIDLRTKFGLPAKKHGEDTRFIVMRYGDDVAGFVIDRLTMAIRIKKENIGPAPDTINDEETIIDGVGKQEDKIITLLKVNKLLERDF; encoded by the coding sequence ATGGCTGATAAACTAAAAGATATTCTAAATAAACAGTCTCAACAACAAGATAACGTTGTTGGGCAACTTGATGATGTTGTACAGTTGGTTGGCTTTATGATAGGTGATGAAGAGTACGCGGTGCCTATATTATCGATCCAAGAGATTATTAAGCCATTTACTTGGACGAGAGTTCCTCAAGTTCCTAAGTACGTACTGGGTGTATTTAATCTCCGCGGTGCGGTAATCCCTTTAATAGACCTACGTACAAAGTTTGGTCTTCCAGCTAAAAAGCATGGAGAAGATACACGTTTTATCGTAATGCGTTACGGTGATGATGTAGCAGGATTTGTAATTGACAGATTAACAATGGCAATACGCATTAAAAAAGAGAACATAGGACCGGCACCAGATACTATCAATGATGAAGAGACTATCATCGACGGTGTTGGAAAACAAGAAGATAAAATTATTACTCTTTTAAAAGTAAACAAGCTATTAGAGAGAGATTTTTAA
- a CDS encoding ABC transporter ATP-binding protein encodes MKLIEVKDLTTVFGEKIVHYGINLSVNEGEIYGIVGPSGCGKTTLLREIVMLQEFHNGSIEVLGKKIENLSSKEILALKRQWGVLFQFGALFSSLTVAENIALPLVEYTSLSKKMIDDIVRFKIRLVGLKPEDGELYPSQISGGMRKKAGLARALALDPKLLFLDEPTSGLDPVSAREFDNLILDLRKMLNLTIVMVSHDLRSIYDTLDKIAIIDNKKIAFEGSLDEMDSVENQFVKTFFKEKL; translated from the coding sequence ATGAAGTTGATTGAAGTAAAAGATCTTACAACTGTTTTTGGTGAAAAGATTGTTCATTACGGTATCAACTTAAGTGTGAATGAGGGGGAGATCTACGGTATAGTAGGTCCCAGTGGATGCGGAAAGACAACCCTGCTGCGTGAGATAGTGATGTTACAGGAGTTTCATAACGGTTCTATTGAGGTTCTGGGTAAAAAGATAGAAAATCTCTCATCCAAAGAGATACTTGCACTAAAACGTCAGTGGGGTGTTTTGTTTCAATTCGGTGCGCTCTTCTCCTCTTTAACTGTAGCGGAAAATATAGCACTGCCTCTTGTTGAATATACATCGTTATCTAAAAAGATGATAGATGATATTGTACGTTTTAAGATAAGGCTTGTTGGCTTAAAGCCTGAAGACGGTGAACTTTATCCCTCGCAAATAAGCGGAGGAATGAGGAAAAAAGCTGGTCTTGCACGTGCACTCGCACTTGATCCGAAGCTGCTGTTTCTAGACGAGCCTACAAGTGGACTTGACCCGGTTTCGGCAAGGGAGTTTGACAATTTGATCTTGGATTTAAGAAAGATGTTAAACCTGACTATTGTAATGGTTTCTCACGATTTGCGTTCAATTTACGATACTTTAGATAAAATAGCTATAATTGATAATAAGAAAATTGCTTTTGAAGGTTCTCTTGATGAGATGGACTCTGTTGAGAACCAATTTGTAAAAACATTTTTTAAAGAGAAACTATGA